From the Ancylothrix sp. D3o genome, one window contains:
- a CDS encoding O-antigen ligase, which translates to MKELLGNPLILLILAGLGIVYGLMIYNTVAKNEKVASTFEKIAIGIFIFTISGATGVTVMPFTKFHPSVIHNAETKDITIILHLAFYGSLLILLSPRLVSGGKNLVPAIMKFLATDPSLALFLIWMSISAGWSDTPMITFRASLVYLEVTFVAIYLAKQYTWEELFAVWRWVNFFVLIWSLAKPNASVRADMAGCWSGILGHKNQFSFFMAQTAALWFVFGAYNPKKRLMAFVIGILALIGLQKGCSGASRILTVILIALWGSLSFLKKLPVQWAFVSVILFMVLSICVGIVVLDNLEAIVVGKLNKDMTLTGRTLFWPQIVDFINKRPLTGYGLAGFWQPWRGLDNPAGPIIEPKSSFIPPHSHNGFLDLACDLGWGGLALFIISFFVNVFKGVVYLTRDKLPYAGLPLFFLTYALMTNLTETGWFGTTSIWFWYIVVSVRTGLDTTSKNY; encoded by the coding sequence ATGAAAGAGCTTTTAGGAAATCCTTTAATTTTGTTGATTTTGGCCGGTCTGGGGATTGTCTATGGTTTGATGATTTACAATACTGTTGCCAAAAATGAAAAGGTTGCTAGTACGTTTGAGAAAATTGCTATAGGAATCTTTATTTTTACGATTTCAGGCGCTACCGGCGTGACGGTGATGCCTTTTACAAAATTTCATCCCTCTGTGATTCATAACGCCGAAACAAAAGATATTACTATTATTTTACATTTGGCTTTTTATGGGAGCCTTTTGATTCTTTTATCTCCGCGACTTGTAAGTGGGGGTAAAAATTTGGTTCCTGCTATTATGAAATTTTTGGCCACCGATCCCAGTTTAGCACTTTTTTTAATATGGATGAGTATATCTGCTGGTTGGTCGGATACGCCTATGATCACATTCAGAGCATCTCTTGTGTATTTAGAAGTAACTTTTGTGGCGATTTATTTGGCAAAACAGTACACTTGGGAAGAATTATTTGCTGTGTGGCGGTGGGTCAACTTTTTTGTATTAATTTGGAGTTTAGCTAAACCCAATGCTTCTGTTAGGGCGGACATGGCAGGGTGTTGGAGTGGGATTCTAGGGCACAAAAATCAGTTTTCGTTTTTTATGGCACAAACGGCGGCTTTGTGGTTTGTTTTTGGAGCTTATAATCCAAAGAAACGTTTGATGGCTTTTGTGATTGGTATTTTAGCTTTGATTGGCTTGCAAAAAGGATGCAGCGGCGCGAGTCGAATTTTAACGGTGATTTTGATTGCGCTATGGGGTTCGTTGAGTTTTCTAAAAAAGTTGCCGGTGCAGTGGGCTTTTGTGTCTGTGATTCTTTTTATGGTGTTGAGTATTTGTGTTGGAATTGTAGTGCTGGATAATTTAGAGGCAATTGTGGTGGGCAAGTTGAATAAGGATATGACTCTCACAGGTCGAACTTTATTTTGGCCGCAGATTGTGGATTTTATCAACAAACGTCCCCTGACCGGTTATGGGTTGGCGGGATTTTGGCAGCCTTGGCGAGGTTTGGATAATCCGGCGGGGCCGATCATTGAGCCAAAAAGCAGTTTTATTCCTCCTCATTCTCATAATGGTTTTTTAGATTTGGCTTGTGATCTGGGATGGGGGGGTTTGGCGTTATTTATCATTTCTTTTTTTGTTAATGTTTTTAAAGGGGTCGTGTATCTAACGCGGGATAAACTTCCTTATGCTGGCCTGCCTTTGTTTTTCCTAACCTATGCGTTGATGACAAATCTAACGGAAACGGGTTGGTTTGGAACGACAAGTATTTGGTTTTGGTATATTGTTGTATCTGTGCGTACAGGTTTAGACACAACATCTAAAAATTATTGA
- a CDS encoding flippase has translation MFDKLKAIYQKLSPGFRQVLSNTAWLFGEKILQMALGLLVGVWVARYLSPQNFGLLNYATALVGLLSPVATLGLSSIVVRDLARDSSHREEILGTAFVLKLLGGLATFAATFALVMVLNPQDKLTHWLVAIAATGTIFTSFDVIDFWFQSQVQSKFTVWSTNTAYILINVVKITLIQMRASLVAFSWALTAEKAVAAVALLITYNLKGYKSRAWRFSWVRAKELLSQSWPLIISGFVIMIYMRIDLVMLGQMRNSAEVGVYSAAVKVAELWYFIPGSVVQSVFPKVVKAKDNDEKIYYERLQQLFNFMAWISYAVAIPMTFFSNQIVWLLYGPKYADAAPSLAVLVWAGLFVSLGLARGPWLITEGLMKYSAGTAAVGAVINMIFNFLLIPKYGGLGAAIATVIAQMFASYGANLFYPKTRPIFIQQTRALLGLGLIDFIQRKLKKD, from the coding sequence ATGTTTGATAAGCTTAAGGCGATTTATCAAAAGTTGAGTCCAGGTTTCCGTCAAGTGTTGAGCAATACAGCCTGGTTGTTTGGAGAAAAAATTTTGCAAATGGCCTTGGGTTTGCTGGTAGGGGTTTGGGTGGCTCGCTATTTGAGTCCGCAAAATTTTGGCTTGCTTAATTATGCGACGGCGTTGGTGGGACTTTTGAGTCCGGTGGCGACTTTGGGGTTAAGCTCAATTGTGGTGCGGGATTTGGCCCGCGATTCGTCCCATAGAGAGGAAATTTTGGGGACGGCTTTTGTGTTAAAACTACTAGGGGGTTTGGCAACTTTTGCGGCGACTTTTGCTTTGGTAATGGTGTTAAATCCCCAGGATAAGCTAACGCATTGGTTGGTCGCCATTGCTGCCACGGGAACGATTTTTACTTCTTTTGATGTGATTGATTTTTGGTTTCAGTCGCAGGTGCAATCTAAATTTACGGTTTGGTCTACTAATACGGCTTATATTTTAATTAATGTTGTCAAGATTACGCTGATTCAAATGAGGGCATCGCTGGTGGCGTTTTCTTGGGCTTTGACGGCGGAAAAGGCGGTGGCTGCGGTGGCGCTGCTCATAACTTATAATTTGAAAGGGTATAAGTCGAGGGCGTGGCGTTTTAGTTGGGTGAGGGCAAAGGAATTATTGTCACAAAGTTGGCCGCTGATTATTTCTGGTTTTGTAATTATGATTTATATGCGGATTGATCTGGTGATGTTGGGTCAAATGCGAAATTCGGCGGAGGTAGGGGTTTATTCGGCGGCGGTGAAAGTGGCGGAACTTTGGTATTTTATCCCAGGATCGGTGGTGCAATCAGTTTTTCCGAAAGTGGTAAAAGCTAAGGATAACGATGAGAAGATTTATTATGAACGCTTGCAACAATTGTTTAATTTTATGGCTTGGATTTCTTATGCAGTTGCGATTCCAATGACGTTTTTTTCTAATCAAATTGTTTGGTTGCTTTATGGGCCAAAATATGCGGATGCGGCTCCCTCGCTGGCGGTGTTGGTGTGGGCTGGCTTGTTTGTGTCTCTGGGCTTAGCAAGAGGGCCTTGGTTAATTACGGAGGGGCTGATGAAGTATTCCGCAGGTACGGCAGCGGTGGGGGCGGTTATTAATATGATTTTTAATTTCTTGTTGATTCCCAAGTATGGGGGTTTAGGGGCGGCGATTGCTACGGTTATTGCTCAGATGTTTGCTTCGTATGGTGCGAATTTATTTTATCCAAAAACTCGGCCTATATTTATACAGCAAACAAGAGCGCTTTTAGGATTAGGTTTGATAGATTTTATCCAGAGGAAATTAAAAAAAGATTAA
- a CDS encoding glycosyltransferase family 2 protein, whose amino-acid sequence MSEIEGLNRKLKTPVAFFIFKRPYTTEKVFEVIRQAKPMKLLVVADGPRADRAGEAQKCAAVKAIIDRVDWDCEVLKNYSDVNLGCKNRVSSGLDWVFKTVEEAIILEDDCLPNLSFFRFCEELLERYRNDERIMMISGTNYVGEWKSGSQSYHFSYYGGIWGWASWRRAWKNYDVKMQLWESEEVKNRIRDVLANESQYKVRAKQFEETFLGKIDTWDYQWSFARLLQSGLSVVPCKNLIANIGFGEDSTHTSSTSSGVSEMLTYDFNFPIMFNEFTAVDRTYDQKLFDTIISPRRDLLAKIKNKFNKR is encoded by the coding sequence ATGTCAGAGATAGAAGGTTTAAATAGAAAATTGAAAACGCCGGTTGCTTTTTTTATTTTTAAACGCCCATACACCACTGAGAAGGTATTTGAGGTAATTCGTCAAGCGAAACCGATGAAACTTTTGGTAGTGGCTGATGGCCCAAGGGCAGACCGAGCGGGTGAGGCTCAAAAGTGCGCTGCTGTTAAGGCTATTATAGATAGGGTTGATTGGGACTGCGAAGTTCTCAAGAATTATTCTGATGTCAATTTGGGATGTAAAAATCGGGTTTCTAGTGGGTTAGATTGGGTATTTAAGACGGTGGAAGAAGCTATTATTTTAGAGGATGATTGTTTGCCGAATCTCAGTTTTTTTCGGTTTTGTGAAGAGTTACTAGAAAGGTACAGGAATGATGAGCGGATTATGATGATTAGCGGAACAAACTATGTGGGAGAGTGGAAGTCTGGCAGTCAAAGCTATCATTTTTCTTATTATGGAGGGATATGGGGCTGGGCTTCTTGGCGGAGAGCGTGGAAAAATTATGATGTTAAGATGCAACTCTGGGAGTCGGAAGAAGTCAAGAATAGAATCAGGGATGTTCTGGCTAATGAATCTCAGTATAAAGTTCGGGCAAAACAGTTTGAAGAAACCTTTTTAGGAAAAATAGATACTTGGGATTACCAGTGGAGTTTTGCCCGTTTGTTGCAGTCTGGTTTATCGGTGGTTCCTTGCAAGAATTTAATTGCTAATATTGGTTTTGGAGAAGATTCTACTCACACAAGTTCTACATCATCTGGAGTTTCTGAAATGCTAACTTATGATTTTAATTTTCCAATTATGTTCAATGAATTTACGGCTGTGGATAGAACGTACGACCAAAAGCTTTTTGACACGATAATTTCACCCAGGAGAGATTTATTGGCAAAAATCAAGAATAAGTTTAATAAAAGGTAA
- a CDS encoding polysaccharide pyruvyl transferase family protein: MQTISLLDTSICSSNLGDQIIMDSVQKHLDSLFDALFIHMPTHDVISKESYQFMKKSDFIFVGGTNLLSSNMNSYNQWRVSLWDAMFVKNIILMGVGWWQYQNLPNFYTKTLYHRLLSKQYLHSVRDSYTEKQLKAIGITNVINTACPTMWNLTEEHCAEIPKEKSSSVLVTFTEYNQNPEYDAALVKLLKKNYEEIYYWTQQPKDYQYMKDLGGDSVIYLKPNLKALDEILETRRVDYVGTRLHAGVRALQYKRRSLILSVDNRAAEISKDTNLPVISRDDVSGIADRINSVYETQIKLPTDQIKKWKSQFR; encoded by the coding sequence ATGCAAACTATCAGCCTGCTAGACACTTCAATTTGTAGCTCTAATTTAGGAGATCAAATTATTATGGATTCTGTTCAAAAGCATTTGGACAGTTTATTTGATGCTCTTTTTATTCATATGCCCACTCACGATGTGATTTCTAAAGAATCTTATCAATTTATGAAAAAGAGTGATTTTATTTTCGTGGGAGGGACAAATTTGCTCTCTTCTAATATGAATTCTTACAATCAGTGGAGAGTGAGTTTGTGGGATGCTATGTTTGTCAAAAACATAATTTTGATGGGTGTGGGTTGGTGGCAATATCAAAACTTGCCTAATTTCTATACTAAAACTTTATACCATAGGCTGCTGAGTAAGCAATATTTACATTCAGTCAGAGATAGCTATACAGAAAAGCAGTTAAAGGCGATTGGCATCACTAATGTCATCAATACGGCTTGTCCGACGATGTGGAATTTGACCGAGGAGCATTGTGCGGAGATCCCCAAAGAAAAATCCTCATCGGTGCTGGTGACGTTTACGGAATATAACCAAAATCCAGAATATGATGCAGCTTTGGTCAAATTGCTTAAGAAAAATTATGAGGAAATTTACTACTGGACACAACAGCCAAAAGACTATCAGTATATGAAGGATCTGGGCGGGGATAGTGTGATTTACCTCAAACCTAATTTAAAAGCTTTGGATGAAATTTTAGAAACGCGCAGAGTTGATTATGTGGGGACTCGATTGCACGCGGGGGTTCGGGCGTTGCAATACAAAAGACGAAGCTTGATTTTATCGGTGGATAATCGGGCAGCGGAGATTTCTAAGGATACCAATTTGCCGGTTATTTCGCGCGATGATGTGTCGGGAATTGCTGATCGTATTAATTCCGTATATGAAACGCAAATAAAACTCCCCACTGACCAAATTAAGAAATGGAAAAGCCAATTTCGTTAA